One part of the Phoenix dactylifera cultivar Barhee BC4 chromosome 4, palm_55x_up_171113_PBpolish2nd_filt_p, whole genome shotgun sequence genome encodes these proteins:
- the LOC103712839 gene encoding protein REVERSION-TO-ETHYLENE SENSITIVITY1 — translation MAMFRQSSEGRMSPKTVPMELEAAVDSEDASSNQRLHDLWPLGEVDPKRARFPCCIVWTPLPIVSWLAPYIGHVGIGREDGAVLDFAGSNFVSEDNFAYGAVARYLQLDRKQCCFPPNLAGHTCEQNYRHAERGTAISWDDALHSSMQHFQHKYYNLFTCNCHSFVANCLNRLAYNGCVRWNVVTLASLILWRGKWVDGKSVVRSFLPFVSVLCIGILMAGWPFLIGMAVFSSLLVGWFLFGIYCTRSLIE, via the exons ATGGCTATGTTTCGACAATCCAGTGAAGGCCGCATGTCTCCAAAAACAGTTCCAATGGAGCTTGAAGCTGCTGTTGACAGTGAGGATGCTAGTTCTAATCAAAGATTGCATGATCTGTGGCCGCTGGGTGAAGTGGACCCAAAGAGGGCAAGATTTCCTTGCTGCATCGTCTGGACTCCTCTTCCAATTGTTTCGTGGTTGGCGCCATATATTGGTCATGTTGGAATTGGCCGGGAGGATGGGGCAGTGCTGGATTTTGCTGGTTCAAACTTTGTTAGTGAAGATAATTTTGCATATGGAGCAGTTGCCAGATATCTTCAACTAGACAGAAAACAG TGCTGCTTTCCTCCGAATCTGGCGGGGCATACATGCGAGCAGAATTACAGGCATGCAGAACGTGGGACAGCAATCTCATGGGACGATGCATTGCACTCAAGCATGCAGCATTTCCAGCACAAGTACTACAACCTCTTCACCTGCAACTGCCACTCGTTTGTGGCCAACTGCCTGAACAGGCTTGCTTATAATGGGTGTGTGAGATGGAACGTGGTTACCTTGGCTTCTCTAATCCTGTGGAGAGGAAAATGGGTGGACGGCAAGTCCGTTGTCCGGTCGTTCTTGCCCTTTGTTTCAGTGTTATGCATTGGGATTTTGATGGCTGGTTGGCCATTTCTTATTGGGATGGCTGTTTTCTCATCACTATTGGTTGGCTGGTTTCTTTTTGGGATATACTGCACGAGGAGTTTGATAGAATGA